The Chanodichthys erythropterus isolate Z2021 chromosome 5, ASM2448905v1, whole genome shotgun sequence sequence ttaagcagcagatcagcatattagaatgatttctgaaggatcatgtgacactgaagactggagtaatgatgctgaaaattcagctttgccatcacatcgCAAATTATTGATTATGCTGTGTTTGgaccttaataataatattattattaataataataatttgtaattGTATTGTTATTagtgtcattaaaatgttttgttaatgtGCTATGTGAACAAAACGCTGACAAACAACAATGTCGTTTTCGCCTtggcaaataataataataataataataataataatttaatgcattaaagggttagttcacccaaaaatgaaaattttgtcatttattacttaccctcatgtcatttcacacccgtaagacattcgttaatcttcagaacacaaattaagatattttagttgaaatccgatggctccgtgagaccttcatagggagcaatagggctgggcgatatatcgcatttcgtcagtaaagccggttccctgattaccgctaaatcgccatcacctgctttcaaatggagcggcatttaatagacagagccgtagttcactgacaagccacgcaatatcacgttcgttatcgaaggcgattcatctgcgatatgaacgcgatattgcgtagcttgtcagtgattgacggctctgtttattaaatgccgctccatttgaaagcaggtgatgacgATTTAGCTGACAAAATGcgcatgacaatcgcatgcgatatatcacccagcccctagggagcaatgacatttcctctctcaagatccataaaggtactaaaaacatatttaaatcagttcatgtgagtacaatggttcaatattaatattataaagcaacaagaatatttttggtgcgccaaaaaaacaaaataacaaattatttagtgatggccgatttcaaaacactgcttcaggaagcattggagcattgtgaatctgtgcgtcgaatctgcagttcggagcaccaaaCTCGCGTAATTTCAGtcatttggcagtttgacacgcgatctgaatcatgatttgaacttcctgaagcagtgttttgaaatcggccatcactatataagtcgttattgcGGTGTTTTTGGCGCAACAAAAttttctcgttgctttataatattaatattgaaccactgtactcacatgaactaatttaaatatgtttttagtacctttatggatcttaagaGAGGAAGTTTCATTGCTCCCTaaggaggcctcacggagccatcggatttcaactaaaatatcttaatttatgttccgaagattaacgaaggtcttacgggtgtgaaacagcGTGAGAATAAGTaatacatgacagaattttcatttttgggtgcactaaccctttaaaagggaAAACTAGCCAATTATTGTCTTGATCTCGTCTAAGGCATTAGCGATATCTCGGATTATCATGAAAACACAATACTATCATCTATCAGCACAACCCTAATCTCCATTTTAAAGCTatcctaaaataaaataaaataaaaaaaattcttccaCATAGCTTTTAGATATAATAACATACAAAAGCTATTTATGACAGGCAATTTAGATAAGAGCACCCTGCCTGGAGGAAAGTCAAACTGAAAACCACAACGCAAACATTCCCAGGCACACCTGCTGCCACTTTATTCTTAGATAAAGTCACTTATGCAAATCACATAGTTAAAGACTAAAGCTTGTCGCCCTGCACACATTTAAAGTCTATTGTCTTCTATAGTGCCAATGTGCactttacacaaataaaatgcaCTTTCAAGAGCTAATGAAAACCTGTTTTTAGATACTTAAACCTTTACAGAGCAACAAGCTCTACTTTGAAGCGTGTGCTTGATTTTAAACACCATATGCAGCATGACACCCCAGTACACCACTCTTTGCCCATGTGCCGGATCAAAGTACAGATATATAAACAAGGAAATTCTGGAGAACATTTGGAAAATTGTATAACATTCTATGTTTTTTCCTCAAATGGAGGACCTTCTGTGACCCTGTTAAAAGAAAAGGAGAGATGTTCACACTCAGGCAGCCATGGGGAAAAAGTATAGACTGTAGAATTACACAGTTGGTTGGCATCATTTTGCCCTCCAGTGACTAGGGGGAGCAAGGAGTTGGAAGAGGAAGCTGTCATGGCTGATTCCCTCTCACAGGCTTGAGACTAAGTCAGCAGCCCATGGAAGCAAAGGCCTGCTGAACTGGATTACTACTTAACTGACTGATGCTTTTGAAGctgttcattatatatatatatatatatatatatatatatatatatatatatatatatatatatatatatatatatatatatatatatatatatatatatatatatatatatatatatatgaacagcTTCAAAAGCATCAGTCAGTTAAGTAGTAATCCATGTGATTattgtttctagcatgttttatgtttggcaacagttcttttaactCTAACATGTGGAaagtgtagcttttcatttcttaaacgaCCATGTCGGAAGATCACGGCCATATTCCAAGATGACAATGCCAATATCCATCAGtgttaaaattgtgaaagaacggttcagagagcatgaagaatcattttcacacatgaattggcaacTGAGTCCTGATCTTAACCTCAGTgtaagtctttgggatgtgttGGAGGAGACTTTAGAGAGTGCTTGACTCTTGCATtttcaatacaagatcttgaccaaaagttgaagcacctcttgatggaaataacatcacaaaatttatttccatcaagaggtgcatcaattattgatcaagatcttgtattgacaatgcaagagtcaaacactctgtaaagtctcctccaacacatcccaaagactttcactGAAATTAAGGTCAGGATACATCTTCCTatatggttgtttaagaaatgaaacgatatatatacactgcgttccaaattattatgcaattgacatatcagtaagatttcagtacaataaacatccagattttagtttttctaagaaagtgtttgtttgtttgtttctttatccatgtctttttagacaACTGGTATCAAtatcagacaaaataatttgccagatctatggaaaccctacttagaggttgttccacattattaagcaagttatggttctcatgcaatatggggaggaagaaagatctttctgaagatgaaaagcatgaaatggtgcaatgttgtgcaaaaggcatgaaaacaactaatattgtgtgaaactgaatggagattatcaaattatcataagatttgtgagtgatttagagcacagcagaactctgtcagataaaggcttattaatgaaagttcctatcaaaaaaatgtattgtattaaaagggcagctattaaaaaagccagtgttgagcagcaaacaggtatttgaagttgctggtgtctctggagtcttgagaacctcaccatgcaagctggcagttgtgcgtaaaaatgcattttagacaccacaaaccaaacctaacaaagagaaacatttacagtgggtgtagaaatacaaacagttttattgctgtggtgtttttttgcagcatgggatagtgcatagtgcattgtacaatagtgcattgtactatgcactatcctcccttttataccatagctgaaaatggacagttatgaactccacatatcttgcaaaagtcattttaataccctccatctcacttcccaatattccagcccaaatcatcacccgccagctccttgctgacatcGCAGTCTTattggaacgtggtggccattcaccaaccatccaggaatccatccatttagaccatccagTAGTAGTATGGCATtattcagtgaataaaactatttaaaaatgagtcttcatgtatttctaaacccactgtaaatgtttctctttgcgaggtttggtttggagggctgaaatgcatctttacgcacaactgccagccagcatggagagcttcttgagactctagagacaccagaagcttcaaatacctgtttgctgctcaacactagctttttttatagctgcccttttaatacaataaatttttttgataggaactttcattaaaaagcctttatctgaccgagttctgctgtgctctaaatcactcacaaatcttatgataattcgataatctccattcagtttcacacaatattagttgttttcatgccttttgcacaacattgcaccatttcatgcttttcatcttcaaaaagatctttcttcctccccatattgcatgagaactgtgacttgcttaataatgtgggacaacctctaagtagggtttccatagatctggcaaattattttgtctgaggttgataccagttatctaaaaagacatggatgaacaaacgaacaaacatttttttaggaaaactaaaatctgaatgtttattgtacagaaatcttactgatttgtctcttgcataataatttggaacacagtgtaatatatatatatatatatatatatatatgattccaaaaaagttgggacactgtacaaattgtgaataaaaacacaatgcaatgatgtggaaattccaatattttattcataatacaACAtcgatgacatatcaaatgtttaaactgagaaaatgtataattttaaggggaaaataagttgattttaaatttcacatctcaaaaaagttgggacaaggccatgtttaccactgtgtggcatcccctcttctttttataacagtctgcaaaggtctggggactgaggagggaagttgctcaagtttaggaataggaatgttgtcccattcttgtctaatacaggcttctagttgctcaattGTCTTAGGTCTCTTTATGATGCCTctttcctctttatgatgcaccaaatgttttctatgggtgaaagatctgtaCTGCAAGCTGgacatttcagtacccggatcctccttttatgcagccatgatgttgtaattgaagcagtatgtggtctggcattgtcatgttggaaaatgcaaggtcttccctgaaagagacgacgtctggatgggagcatatgttgttctagaacttggatatacctttcagcattgatggtgcctttccagatgtgtagcTGCCATgtcacacgcactcatgcagccctataccatcagagatgcaggcttctgaactgagcgctgataacaacttgggttgtccttgtcctctttagtccgaatgacatggtgtcccagttttccaaaaaagaacttcaaattttgattcgtctgaccacagaacagttttccactttgccacagtccattttaaatgagccttggcccagacaaaacgcctgcgcttctggatcatgtttagatatggcttcttttttgacctatagagttttagccggcaacagcgaatggcacggtggattgtgtttactgacaatgttttctggaagtattcctgagcccatgttgtgatttccataacagtagcattcctgtatgtgattcagtgccgtctaagggccagAAGATCActgcatccagtatggttttctggccttgacccttacgcacagagattgttccagattctctgaatctttggatgatattatgacctgtagatgatgataacttcaaactctttgcaatttttctctgagaaactcctttctgatattggtCCATTATTTTTTGCTGCaacattgggggaattggtgatcctctgcccatcttgacttctgagagacactgccactctgagaggctctttttatacccaattaTGTTggcaattgacctaataagttgcaaattggtcctccagctgttccttatatgtacatttaacttttccagcctcttattgctacctgtcccaacttttttggaatgtgtagctctcatgaaatacaaaatgagccaatatttgaaatgacatttcaaaatgtctcactttcaacatttgatatgttatctatattctgttgtgaataaaatataagtttatgagatttgtaaatgattgcattccttttttattcacaatttgtacagtgtcccaacttttctggaatcgggttgtgtgtgtgtgtgtgtgtgtgtgtgtgtgtgtgtgtgtgtgtgtgtgtgtgtgtgtgtgtgtgtgtgtgtgtgtgtgtgtgtgtgtgtgtgtgtgtgtatatgtgtgtgtgtgtgtgtattatatattatatatataaaaaatggaaaattttgtatatatatggaAAATTCTTCTCAATGCATTTATTGCACAATAATGAAACTGTTaagtaatgaaaaataaaatgtgtgaaATTTCTGCACCACTAGCACCACTGAACTTAAATGCAAAAACATTCCTAAGAGTTTCCAAGCACTCTTCTGCCTTTGGTTGGCCAAACAGATAGTCCCAACACTTCAGCATAAAGTAATAATGGTGATCAACCTTTtctgtgtatttaaaaaacaatctTACCAATACATGGGGATGTATAAGACATCACCTGGTCCCACAACAGCCTCGTATCCAACAGCATTTTTGAAATTAGGAAACTTGTCATAATCAGGATTTTCAAAATCAACCtatgaatgtaaaaataaaaaataaaaacttgaaCATTTTGCTTATTTGTTTAAGTTATTGTTACAGTCTTAAAGAGTCTgaaaacaaaaagtttttttagcaagtggttctcaaacttttcaGGCCAAGTACAACATTTGATTTGTCCAACATTTAATCTACAATCAATATTAATATACCAGCAATATATACAGACATAGATTGtggattaaatatatataaatgtccatGAATGTTACATTTGGTATGTTTGTGCTAACTTGagatctgtaaaaaaaaaaaaaaaaaaaaaagttggatTGAATCCaatgatcaacatattttttgtGATCTCTCTGTTTATATGTTTGATGTTTCTGTTTTCACCACCATCACTTTGTCCCACTGATAGTCATAAATATGGTGGATGAGTGGAAAATGCCATGTGTCTAAAACAAATGAATACAATATTTTGCTTTTTGTATTAACAagataaaacagcaaaaaagctttactaatatatatatatatatatatatatatatatatatatatatatatatatatatatatatatatatatatatatatatatatatatatatatatatatatatatatatatatatatatatatatatatatatatatatatatatatatatatataaataaaatacaaaaatttgagaaccactggtctagggtgtcattaaaaatataatacctGACTCTGTCTGTCACATGGATGATGAACTGGGTAAGGATAGAGGCAGTCAAACTGATCCGGAGGAAAGAGGATGCATCTCTTATGTCCTTTAATTTGTGCAAAGAAATTCTGTTGCTCATCATAGTGTGCTGGTGTTACATTGCCTGGCGTGATATTTtaagaggataaaaaaaaataaatgatatgaCAGTCACCCCACCAGCAATTTTAGTTAGAAGGGCAaatcaaaaattttatttttattatactattttaaataataatctgAATACAGAATAAGGTGCACTGAAACTGTACCTTCCATGCCTATGAGCAGCAAATTTGAGGTCAAGGGTCCCCAGTTTCGTTTAGCTTGCTGTTTATTAATCCAGTTCCAATTGAATCCAAGGAAATCCACCACAATTTTTCGTCCTACTGTATCGTTCAGTGTTTGTTGCAAGTACACtctacaaaataaacaacaaagcCATTTCACAtcttaaaatgtcaaattaaattaagtgATACTTTAGAATGCAATTCTTTTCTCTTTAGAAATTACAAAGATTTATTTAAGTAAATATCTATCTgaatttgtttaatatttatctAGCAAGGTCAACAGTTAAAGGTCTAGGACCAAAAACAAGATGATCATAAATGATATAGCAATAAACCTCCAAAACAGAGTATCAAAAGGTCAGCAATATGAACTGGACACCAGTTGGCAGAATTAACTGCTTAGTCATACAGCGGCACAATTTCATTTCCTGGATTGGATTTCATGCATCTCAACACTTTCACATAGTATCATACATCAACTGTTCATGTTATTATAAATAGCTCAAAACTTTTTAGTCAAGgtaaattttaaatatacacTATACACAAATGTACACAAATATACACCTATTCGATGCTAAAGGGATGTTTTATCTGTGAAAGGATAAAGACAGTGAGCAATCTGACAAAATCAAAGTTATAAATCACTGTCTAtacttttgtaataaaaaaaaaaaaaaattaaagtttaacCTCAGCCAGCAGTTAAGAACATGTCATGCATATCAGGTACATTAATGTATATCATACTGACATACCTTTCTGATCCATCTTGTTCTTCTGTTTGATGCATATTGTCCACAAACTCAGAAAATTTCATCTCTATTCGACGAGATTTGGGTACAAAGTCTTTAAAGTTTGCCATTTTCTTCTCATCATAATACAAGAATTTGTGGTTTTCTGCCATGTAAACAGAGAAGTCCCCATTTCCAATGTTCTCTTGCAAGTAGGGTATGTCCCATTTTAGAGCAGGATATACTAAACTGGTGTCTGTTAATACAACAGGCTCCTACCAAAGAAAATCAAAATCATGAAAAAAGttacaatatttacaatataaataatatttaaacattctttAAGACAACAGATCAATGGAGTGCTATTCTCAGTTGGGTGGGTCATTAGTAGTTTTATCATTCTGCGGGCACAATCACCTTTAACTATGCTGCATGTTTCCTGTACCACCAAACACACTTCCACACTCATGTTTACATTCAAGTGCAAATATTTAATCTAGAgcttaaatattaatttaaacagaACAGCAAAAATACTGTCCGAGACGTGCAGCGACCCCGCCAACGCTCGGCGTTTATGTGACACAGAATTATAACGTTACTGATGCtgcagcataaaaaaaaaaaaaaaagtgacaagtGCTACGTGACTAGAAGAACGTACACTGTTCCAGCGCGCGCGCGGGTAGGCTTGCTCTAGCGCTCCGCTGCAACTACACCAGACGACCGCTACAGGAACAAACCCACATGCATCGACTTCAACTTTTAGGTGTATACtggtataataaatattattaaataacttATTATTGGACTAATCATTAAGTCAGAAATGTACCtgatctcatatatatatatatatatatatatatatatatatatatatatatatatatatatatatatatatataatccttTCTAACACAATAGAAAGTTAATTAAATAATTCTAAACGTATTAAAACGTACGGACTCGGGCACAGCTAACGGTCCAATGTGTCACTGTTTACAAGAGACAGACGTCAACATGAACAACGTGCTTTGACTGATCTCATTTTAACTGACTGCCACAGTAGTTCTCTGTGAACAGAGTAAGACTTTGATTTTacaacaatttattttattttttttttctgtttttggtgCAAGAACCCCTCCCTAGGCCATGTAAAAACACTATTATGATTATGCTCTTcctataaaatgtattatttttgctCTATCACTAAGTCATTGGAATAACTGTGTTATAAGGTCTCAACTGTAAAATGATATAATATAGTTAAAATGTTAAGAAACATTTTTAGGAAGTGTACTATTTTCAATATCTTACTGCAATCATGTCCAGTAAACTTCTCACTTTATgcagaaattatatatataacgACCCGTTTACTAATTTTCTACATTTAAAAACTTAATTTATCATGGCATTTACAAAATCATCTATGCTTTATCTGAAGAATAAACCTAAATTATAACTGATCAGATCAGTGCGCTTATTGGGATCTGACATGCTAAAAGGATCTTCTATCCAACTCATCAAAGAGTTTCAAAATAACGAACGATTTTATGTTAGACAAGGGCGTTTAATAGTCTATTGCTTGAATTAGGGTAACGTAAATCATGCTTTCGTTTTAGTGCACCTTGCACCCACCAAAATCAGTTGCAGCTCTCCGTTCCTCCATCTGTCGCACTCTTAATTCAATGCAAGGTAAGTAAATATGCCAACATACCTCGTTATTGATGAGAATCTCGGCACGCGGATCCGTATGGGACAGTCTCGGTATCGGTCGGGTTGGGAAAGTATATTGCCGAAGCTGCGATTCATTCCAGCCTGGGTCGCGTAGATCCGTAAAGGAGGCGGCGGCGGCAGCTCCATCGGTCTCCGCGGGGTCCGCTTCAGCCACGGTCGCGGCTGCCATGTCCTTCGAGTGCTCCAGAGGATTGCTGTTACTCTACAATGAAGCTGCGAGAGGTTAGACGGCACAGCCGTTGAGCTGAAAGAGGAGCAGCGAGCGCGAGGACCGCTCCTGGGCTTTCACACACCCCGCCGAAACACGAACAAACGAAAGCAACCCGCGCAGTCATACAAACAGAGTGATAACAGAAATATTGGTGAGGTTTCCATAACATCCACcggaagtgttttttttttcttttcaaagtaAAAGTCCTAAACCGTTGGAAACATAAATGAACGAGCAATAAGGAAACATGTTACAAATATGCCAGTCAATTAAAAAATTTACCACGGTATCTCAAAATACCATACGGCATTTTCGACAAAATACTAAAGTAAATTCCTACAGTTGTTGTTCACTGATTTTAAACGTGCATAGAAGCTACAAGTGATGTCGTGCAGGGAAAAAAATCTGACGGAGTGATCAGGAATCGGACGTAAAACGCAAGACACGAGCACAACTTTCAACTTATTAAGAAAACTTATAAATTGTGTTGGTTTGTTTCTATGAACAGTGTGTTTCGTGCGCACACACCTATGGGGAAATAGAAAAATGCAGTTCTGCAAATCAAACAGTAGATGGGGATATTTGACAGTTGCTATTCGTGGTGGTCAGTCATGGGCGAAGAATATCCTAGATTCTTTTTATGGTAACTGGATGTTTCTTTTGATCTCAACAGATTTGTCACATAAAGAGAAACACTTTCTTGTTAAGTTACAAAGAAATACATCCAGTTGACTCAGTGAAACTTGAACATTATTTACATGACTTGGATAACTGCAGGCCTAAATATACTATTCTGGAAATAAGCCCCAAAACTTTGAATCCTGAGTTTTTTCACAGACTGAAAGCCTTACAAAGATAATTTTCGAAAACACATAATACTGGGTTGCTCCAAAGTGACTGTTGCTGCAATCTGTGTCCTGTATTGCATGTGAATTGCACCTACTTAAAGATAGAAGAATATTCATGATCCCTTAAGGCTAGTTTATTTCAAACCGGTATGCAAAACACTGAGTTTTTCCACCTAACTGAGTTCACCCTATGTATATAGGCAGCGTTGAGTTCTCCAAATTCAGCATGCAGATAGGGCAAATTCAGGTAAATTAGATAGATGGTTTTGAATGGCAtgtaaatgatagaattttcatttttgtgtgaactatctaTTTATAAATAGCTGTcaccaaatgaaaaaaaatgacacCA is a genomic window containing:
- the hif1an gene encoding hypoxia-inducible factor 1-alpha inhibitor isoform X1, whose amino-acid sequence is MAAATVAEADPAETDGAAAAASFTDLRDPGWNESQLRQYTFPTRPIPRLSHTDPRAEILINNEEPVVLTDTSLVYPALKWDIPYLQENIGNGDFSVYMAENHKFLYYDEKKMANFKDFVPKSRRIEMKFSEFVDNMHQTEEQDGSERVYLQQTLNDTVGRKIVVDFLGFNWNWINKQQAKRNWGPLTSNLLLIGMEGNVTPAHYDEQQNFFAQIKGHKRCILFPPDQFDCLYPYPVHHPCDRQSQVDFENPDYDKFPNFKNAVGYEAVVGPGDVLYIPMYWWHHIESLLNGGVTITVNFWYKGTPTPKRIEYPLKAHQKVAIMRNIEKMLGEALGDPHEVGPLLNMMIKGRYDHGLS
- the hif1an gene encoding hypoxia-inducible factor 1-alpha inhibitor isoform X3, translated to MAAATVAEADPAETDGAAAAASFTDLRDPGWNESQLRQYTFPTRPIPRLSHTDPRAEILINNEEPVVLTDTSLVYPALKWDIPYLQENIGNGDFSVYMAENHKFLYYDEKKMANFKDFVPKSRRIEMKFSEFVDNMHQTEEQDGSERVYLQQTLNDTVGRKIVVDFLGFNWNWINKQQAKRNWGPLTSNLLLIGMEGNVTPAHYDEQQNFFAQIKGHKRCILFPPDQFDCLYPYPVHHPCDRQSQVASHRVPVKWRSDHHSELLVQGDTHSKEDRVPFESSSEGGHNEEHREDVGRGLGGPT
- the hif1an gene encoding hypoxia-inducible factor 1-alpha inhibitor isoform X2, which gives rise to MAAATVAEADPAETDGAAAAASFTDLRDPGWNESQLRQYTFPTRPIPRLSHTDPRAEILINNEEPVVLTDTSLVYPALKWDIPYLQENIGNGDFSVYMAENHKFLYYDEKKMANFKDFVPKSRRIEMKFSEFVDNMHQTEEQDGSERVYLQQTLNDTVGRKIVVDFLGFNWNWINKQQAKRNWGPLTSNLLLIGMEGNVTPAHYDEQQNFFAQIKGHKRCILFPPDQFDCLYPYPVHHPCDRQSQVASHRVPVKWRSDHHSELLVQGMLLQHLSCALSCLHTRCIIAQINQYCTKYFKGTPTPKRIEYPLKAHQKVAIMRNIEKMLGEALGDPHEVGPLLNMMIKGRYDHGLS